In Astyanax mexicanus isolate ESR-SI-001 chromosome 7, AstMex3_surface, whole genome shotgun sequence, the genomic stretch CGTGAATCAATGCGGCTAACTCCGAGCTTATCACGCTTATCGGAGAGCAGACAGACAAACGCACACGCTCAGCAACACAGAGTAGGTCGCGTCACAGCGACCCGGCTCAAGGCTGCGGGCTCCTCAGAGAAAGGGGCCTCTATGCGGCTGGCTTTCTGGCTGTGTGGACACAGACGGACGAGTGGCTGGGCCAACGTGACTAGGCTGCAGAGAAGCACATGCGCCGGACTGGGTTAATCCTGCCCGGAGTGAACCCAACGACCCCGGGCCCGCTGGTTTCCCACGCCAGACTTGGACCAGGTTCAGGCCAGAAGAGCCACAGAGACAGCCTGTCAAAACTTCTATCAGCCGCATTGTACTGATCTGTGGCTGCGCCGCCGTCTCGCTCTCAGCCCCactttcctgtctgtctgtctttcgaGCTTTCTGTACGTCGCTCTGCCTGTGACTGAGTGAGTCAGCGATGCTCTGTTTCTGCCTCAGCAAACTGGTCGACTTGGTTCAGACCACAAGACTTGTGCATGTGTGCAGCTAAACATAATAATTCTTTATGCTACTGTTTAAATTATTGTTGAGCAATATTGTGAAAAAAGTTCTTGAACTATACGAGCAATTTTGTATcgtatagtgtagtatatttgTAGTATATAACTGGTAgctcataacataacataacaagtAGCTTTtactgcaaaatataaaaaaatcaaaaagtattcatacctattgaactgtttcacattttgtcaccttacaaccataaacttaaatgtattttattgagattttaagggatggaccaacacaaagcagcacatGATAATGTgactaaataaaaatctaaaaaaggatttcaatacttagtagagccaacGTTTGctacaattacagctgcaagtcttttggggtatgtctctaccagttttgctcatctagagactgagatttttgctcattcttctttataaaacagctccagctcagccaggttggatggagagtgtctgtgaacagcaatttctATGTTATGCCACAGATGTTCAGACTTTGACtggggccattctaacacatgaatattatttaatgtaaatcattgcactgtagctctggctgtatgtttagggtcattttcttgctggaaggtgaatctaattcccagtctcaagtctttttgtAGCCTCCaacattttttttcctccaggagccatggctaaaaaataactcactgagggaactacgttccaaactccgagctgccgaaagaaaatggcataaaaaccaaaaacaagcagacctaaaaaactaccaactgctcctggcttccttctcagccagcatcacgactgctaaagctgaattttatcacaataaattcagctccctcacagactcccggaaactatttgctacttttaaatcactactgaaccctcctcctcctcctccggctacatgccttactgctgaaacacttgcatcattctttactggaaaagtggcagctatcagcaaccagtttactgatgtaacatgtagcagtcctagtacatgctctgcagcccggtgtccctccaccgaaggcgttgcgctctcctcgttcacttctctcactgaaaatgagacactggctctcctaacacgtagccgtcctactacgtgtccgcttgacccaattccctcaaacttactacaaaccatcgcacctgcaatcattgcggctatcactcacaccatcaatgcctctttaacttctggtgttttcccaactgctttcaaacaagcacatgtgacaccactgcttaaaaagccttctctcaaccccgcccaggttgataactacagaccggtctcactactaccctttctctctaaaacactcgagagagcagttttaaatcaggtctctggcttcctctcccagaatgacctcctggaccagaaccaatcagaaccaatctggacactctaccgagacggctctgttgtctgtgactgaagcgttgaaaactgctagagctgcaggccagtcctcagtgctcattctgctggacctctcgtccgccttcgacacggtcaaccacgacttcctcctaactatactttcaaacatggggatctcagacaatgtgctgtcatggtttagatcatacctcactgggcgctcgttcaaggtgtcgtggcaaggacagctgtcctcagcccactccctatccactggggttccccagggttcggtactgggtccccttctcttctcaatatacactgcctctcttggtcaggttatccactcacatggcttttcctaccattgctttgctgatgacacccagctatacctgtcattctcacctgaagataactcaatctctgcacggatatcgtcgtgtctctctgacatatcctcttggatgaaggagcatcaccttcaattaaatctctctaAGACTGAACTtatggtcataccagcaaaaccatcttttcaacacaacctctctataagcatcgactctctctctctctcaccgacaaaggttgctaggaacctgggtgttatggttgatgaccagctctccttcattCACCAAAGGcgatgagtcagcatacagagaggaggtgcagcggctgacagactggtgtacagtcaacaaccttcacctgaatgtggacaaaggaaatggttgttgacttcaggagagcacaacacacccactctccactcaacatcgacgggtcctctgtggagattgttaagagcaccaagttccttggtgtccacttagcagataacctcacctggaccctgaacaccagctctacagccaagaaagcccagcagcgtctctacttcctccggaagctgagaaaggcccgtctccctccacccatcctcacactcttctatagagggaccattgagagcatcctgagcagctgcatcactgcctggtttgggacctgcaccgtctctgaccgcaagaccctccagcgtattgtgaggacagctgagaggatcatcggcgtctctctcccctccatcacggacatttacaccacccgcagcatccgcaaagcaaccagcattgtgaatgaccccactcatccctcacacgaactgttctccctcctgccttcgggaagaaggtaccgcagcatccggtccagcacgaccagattctgcaacagcttctacccccaagccatcagactcctcaactgcagagactgaactgatggtttttctgtacatgcacacacactcttaccccacttaccccagaaaatggaaagcactaaaaaccctactacctcactggactctattgcacactgtgtaatagaggtaattactacctcactggtcttttttgcacactgcataatttgcacactgtcttgttatttattattctttgtctgtattgtgttgtattgtctgtctgcacttttgtactgttgcactattgttctgtctacactgtgtttatgtgcaccatggtccctggaggaacgttgtttcgtttcactgtgtactctgtatatagctgaaatgacaataaaaaccactttataacatcaggaaatcagacagtttctgacgcaacaggccacccaactcctggtacaagcagtcgtcatctcacgcctcgactactgcaatgccctgctaactggcctcccggcctgcgtagtaaaaccactccaaatgatccagaatgcagcagcacgtctggtcttcaaccaaccaaaacgggcacatgtcacccagctgctcattgagctccaatggctaccagttgatgctcgtatcaaattcaaagctcttgcaatcgcctacaaggtgatgacagaacaggctccttcctacctgcactcgctcctgaaggcttacgctacctcccggccgctgcgctcctccaatgaacgtcgcctcgctttgccaaacattcacacaaagcaatccagactgttctcatacagagttccccaatggtggaacaaactaccttccactaccagatcaggagaatctctcgctaaaaatgggttatctaaattcctattacttttgtacttcattattgtaagtcgctttggacaaaagcgtctgccaaatgaaatgtaatgtaatgtaatgtaatggattgTCCTGTATTTGAAGAAAATCAGTCTCAaatcatgatgctgccaccaccctGTTTCATAGTGGGGATAGTGTGTCAGGGTGATGAGCGGGTTTACTTTTCCTCTACTTATAGTGCTTTggatttaggccaaaaagtttaactatgtttttttctgaacccAAGCAAATTCTTTCACGTTTGCTAGGTTCCCTATATGGCTTGAGTCAAAAAtcgcaaacagcacttcttacgtATTTCTTAATTCTTATGAATCATAGAGAATATTTGACTGGGGAGTTTGGGTTCATTGACTTGAGAAACCATTAGGACAGACATCAAAAATATGCATTTAGAACTAATTTCTCTTCTTTTTATCCTCTTTTTCTACAGTATGCACTAAAGGGCAGGCTGTGAGCGGTCAGTACCGGATGTTGGCCAAGCATGGGGGCTACGTGTGGGTGGAGACGCAAGGCACCGTCATCTACAACAGCCGTAACTCACAGCCACAGTGCATTGTGTGTGTCAATTATGTCCTCAGGTGGGTCCTGTAACAGCTTCTACATCTTCTACATCTTTACAACAtccttaacttttttatttcttattcagCCACTTAGTGGTAGAAAATGATGAATTCTCTCAAAATACAACCTAATTATGTACCTTTGTTAGAAATCTTATTATTCACTTCTTTGACTTATTCTTCATTTCACTGACAAGACAAAAATAATGGGACAGGAActtgtattgtgtcccatgacttacCATTACCATGTCCCATAGAAACTAAAGGTCACTGCACTGAAATAAAGTGTAGATCACATACTTAGATGATAAATTATGATAATCCTTCTTTTATTAGTGACATTGAGGAGAAGAACAAGATCTTATCCATAAACCAGACCGAGTCCAGTTTCAAGACTCACCACATGAGCAGTTTCTTCAGCCAGGCCGGAGCAGCCGTGGCCAAGGACACTGGGGGAGCTCTCTTCACCAAACTCAAAGAGGAGCCTGAGGATCTAACCCACTTGGCACCTACACCAGGCGACGCCATCATTGCCCTTGACTTCGGTAAGACCTGGACCAGAGAAGCTTATACATATTACAACCTGTTACTCTCTTCTGTTTAAAAGTTTGGGGACCACTGACTAATTATTCCAttctatatcattttatttactatgaaATTATTATAGATAGAATTTATAGacataaaaaatagttttatgttgttttatttgatatttactgtttttaaaaagttaataaatgATAAGCAACACTATTATCATTGCCAATAGCTACTTAAGTCCCTTTCAgacatttatataattatttaactttatttaaactgGAAGGCAATAAATGTTAGATATTTATCATTCATACACTATATTGATGGAAGCATCGGGACGTCTActcattctttatttcttttcaaattaagaataataaaaaaagagtttgttcTCAACtgtactgtctctactgtctaggaaaGGTTTTCTGATAGATTTTTGTGCATTGTTGGGAAGATTGGATTGTATTCTCTAGCCCATGCCTGCCATTAGTTGAGGGGCCAGTACAGGGTGAtgggctgtgtgtgtttttgcacatctgtgtcagcaatcgGTGCAATTTAAAGCAGCTAAACGTTTTTTAGTCTaaaaataaattgtgtttttaatacattaagtTTTAACAGTGCAAAGTCAAATAGACATTTTTATGGTTTTATCTTGGATCATCTCAATGTTATACAACAAATTTATAATGGTATTATCTGGCGCTGAATGGTCCAGAGGGCTACTAtgccaatatgatcaggagattgctggtttgaatcccagtcattcagcttgccatcagctgccggagccctgagagagcacagttggccttgctctctctgggtgggtagatggcgctctttcccgttatcactccaaagggtgatgtcaatcagcacaagtcgtctgtgagctgatgtatcagaaccgagtcactgcgcttttctctgagtgcgctgtgatgctactcagcaatgctgacttcacatgtgtcggaggaggcatgtgcgaTTCTTTACTTTCCTTGTAATTctgctgactagcagctgaatgggggGACAATCGGCCTAGCCAAATTAGGAGAAAATTTGATATAAATCTTTATATTGGTATTATCTACTGTATACAACTTGTATCTACAACaacttatatatctatataatgatattaatttttcATTATACATTTTTGTTGTTGAAAACAGTGATTCTACTATTCTATTAAATGTTCCAATAAAGTTCTGGTATGATGCACTAATGATTTGTACATTGCAGCTCCTTATAAAGACTACCCAAACTGCAGTAAAATATCTGCCACTCACTCAACCGATGAGGGTCAAAAGCCAAGCTTCACCAGAGACAGGCCCAACATGGCCGCCACCTTCTCTGTGCCTCAGGCTCCACCACCCAGCAGCGCTACTCCCAGTCTGAGCAGCTGCTCAACGGTAAACAGCCTTTAAATGATCTCTTTTATTATCTAGATGATTGGCAGTATTAAGCTTGATTTAAATCCTTTTCATTTTCATATGCTTGTTGTTATTGTGTTTTATAGCCCAGCAGCCCAGGAGATTACTACAGCTCTGTGGATAATGACCTGAAGGTGGAGCTGACTGAGAAGCTGTTTGCTCTGGACACACAGGAGACAAAGAACTCTTGCAGCCAAGAGGTAGGCACATGTAGACCACAATTTGATTATTAGACTTCAATATGATTTGACTTTTCATACCTGCGATAAAAGCAAGTGACCTCATTTCCTCCTGTGGTAAATGATTCATTTTTGGGGTTGTGAAAATGTTTTGACAGTTTTACATTACTGCCTATTTGTTTAGGCAGTCTCACAATGCATGACAAATGGCACACAATGAAGCTACAATctggcccgatcatgaaattcagtcacATCTGACCAGATTGGCCTTAAGCCAATAGATGTGTAGTTGTGTCATTTGTTCATATGATTTATGAGTccacttaaaattaaaacaaaatattttaccaTTCTTTTTGAATATTATTGGAAAAATTACTTGAAAACCGTGGTTTTCAACATGTGGGCCACAGTGGTACTTCTAAGGAGCCTTTGGCCACAAATCATATTAGTTTGTTCTGTTTATCAAAGTAAAACTCCTTTTAAAAACACCATTTGTGCATAAATAAATGGATAAAAGGTAGTTACACCAGTATGAGTGTTTTGTATTTCTGAGTGTGTAGTTTTCTCCATCAAAAAACAGGGTATTTTATAATGAAGGATCCCAACAGACAAACCAGCAAAGCACAGTACATATCTCAGCATACCTCAGGTCTATTCACATAAATGTATGTCAGTAGTGCTATACTTATcataaattcacctcagcagtgctatacttatcataaattcacctcagcagtgctatacttATCATAATTTGACCTGCAtattgcaattttagtcataaatttactttaGTAATTCTAATCTTATTATATATTGACCTGAATATTGCAATCTTAATCATGAATGTCCCTCTGTAGTGCTATTCCAGTCacaattttacctcagcagtgccataagtcacatgtgagtgacatttacacagagaaaggcaacTGGTTGTTTTGATAAACGAACAATTTCTAAGGCTATTACTACCCTACCTTAAACACTCAGATTCTCAGCTCTCCTTTGCCAGCTTTCCCctttttagttcagttcagttatcCTACAGCCTTAACTAACTATATCCTAACCTAGTTAACTACATGCTAACACGCAAGTCTGGATCCATGTTTGTTTCAGAAGATGTAGTTTTTTCATGATCCAACAAATGCCCATACATAAAATCATGTCTCACTcatgataaaaacaaaatatgcTTTTTAGACTGATCTTAGTGATCTGGATCTGGAGACTCTGGCCCCGTACATCCCGATGGATGGTGAAGACTTCCAGCTGAATCCCATTTGCCCAGAGGATACTCCATGTGAGGCTGCTGGTCTGGGGATCGTTCAGCAGAGTTTCTGCAACATCGCCAACCTCTTCCAGCCCCTGAAGCCTCCTACACCAGGCAGTTTCCAGCCAAGCCTGTGCTCTGCTGGGGAGAAGCAACGTCCTAACGGTGGCTCTGTGGACCCCTGGCCAGCCATGGTGTACGGCAGCCCCGTACAGCTGCCCCCCTATCACGACCCAGCCTGTACCCCTCTGTCTTCTATGGGAGGCCGTCAGAATTTGCAGTGGCCGCCTGACCCGCCGATAAATTACCCGAAGGCTGGCATGATGGACACCTCGGCTGCAAACCGCTCCTGCCAAGCCATGCCGGTAAATCGGATGCCCCTCCACAAACACAGGTAAGCCCAAGCTCTGTGTAATCATGCTGAACGTATTACTCTTGGCAGTGTTTGGACTCTATTTGCAGTGATGCTATCTTTGCAGTGAGTAAGCTTAATGACTGTGTTGCTTGGCAGGTCTATGGAGAAATTTGGGCCTGGCGAGGCCTACAGAGACATGAGCCCAGCCCGGCTTGCAATAGCAAACAGCATGAAGCGCTCGTTCTCACAGATGACTATGGTGAGTGATCTCAGATGGCTTAAAACTTAATACAAATTTTTCTAAGCATTATAGGCTTGCCAGTTTTAGAGGGAAGGTATTCTAACATATTACGCTTCCATTTGTGCATCCCGCAGGGGGAGGCTTCTGCTACTAAGCCTCCCGAAATGATATGGAAGAGAATGAGGAATGAGAGCTGTGCTGTCTTGGACAGGAAATCTCACAGCACCAGTGCCTTATCAGGTGAAGAGACGGTCATTAAAACACAATAAGCCATATAGGACAGCCAGGAGTATTACATAAAACCATAATTCACTCCCTTTATTCTCACAAAATAAAGGAATACATTACATAATGGTTATTATTGGTTATTTAAGTAATTGCAGTAATCACTGTGTGACAAGTCTTGTAAAAGTAATGTTCTGTAATGATCTAAAgtgaattatatttttttctactaaACTAAAAAAGATTGTTGACAAATTTCTATGTTTTTGTAATGTAATATGTAAGTGGTATAGGAAAGCCAGAAGTATTATATAACCCATAATTTGCTTCCTTTCACACAAATGCATAATAATGCATGTAATGTTTATTACGATATAGCCTTTTAAAAGTCTGGCACTGTAAAAGATtacgaaaataaaaaaaattcaaagtaAATCAATTTCACTATTTTTTTCAAACAATTAAGTGCTTCAGAACTAAAgaataaaagtcttaaaaaataaagttttcttcattaaagtgacagtctgtaggtttttccttaaaaaaagtgtaattgcaccaaacatgcttgaagaaaaaaaaacgcagaAGTTCACAGAAGCTCTTGTATCAACACCATTAGCAGCACCGCGGTTGCttaggtaaccagcaaaagctgttataATACCAGAAAACTTATCagacctaccagacaccctgttttaAGAATGAAAATATTTCGCTTTCCAAATATAACTAGAGCCATTAAGGCAAAGAAatagctaatttttactaattaatGTGATTTGGAAcatttttaatcttgtttttttactgtttaaggatggtttatgaaataaaaagtttaatatgaaatataacattttacacaCATGCTTTCCATGCAATGGAAATACAAAagctattatatattttagttaattggattaatCTACTATttttagagtcttcttttctgtgcattgcatttttttcaatctctggagataattcaggtctgaaagggttataaTAGATTATTGTGCCGCCACTCAATAACAAAGACTACTAGAAACActactacttttattttgaaagaaattattttaaggactgctgctttaatcgtTGCTGTTTAACTATGACTTGATGTTTTGTGTACTTTGAGTAAGTTGGTTTACTACCtataaaaaatattgcaaaaagattaaaaaaatatatatatttctacaaaatttaaacaaaaaaaaaattccaacaaaaatgtgtttgtttgtttttttctgcagaTAAAGGCATGGTCCTTCCAGGCGTAATGGACCGCCAGCACAGAAAAACCCAGTATCCAGGTAATCAAACAGGACTGGCAGAAAAGCTCTACCCAGAACAATACTGCAACTACAGAGAATACAGCATGCTGCGCAGCACAAAAACAGAAGGTTAGCTTATACTGCTGAGCGCTGGTTTAGTAGCATAGATAGAACTGGAGCTGTTTTAGGAACAAACGTTGAGGAAAAGGGGCGGATCGGGCTGTTTCTGTGGATCTGACTGTGTAAAATTACTGTTTTCCTGCACGGTCACTTTAATTACAGATAAGTGTATGGCTCAGATGCGTATACAGTAAATAATCATttggtttgttgtgtgtgtgtgtgtgtgtgtgtgtgcaggtgtagcAAGCCGCCTCCTCGGGCCCTCCTTCGAGACGTACTGTCTGCCCGAGCTGACGCGTTACGACTGTGAGGTCAACGTCCCTCTGCAGGGCAACCTGCACCTGCTGCAGGGCAGCGACCTACTGTGGGCTCTGGATCAGGCCACCTAGACCAGCCTAGACCCTCCCAGTCCtcccagctctctctctttctctctctctatctctctctctgtctctcctctgAACCCTCAGTGCCATTAACCCAGCTATATGACTCACTCACAGCACCATCCAACACAGGGCCTGATCCTGATACAGCATACTGTACATCACACCCACTGCCTAATgcataccatataccatatacctTACCATATACAACAAGAACGTAGCTTGGATTCTATTTTTATTGtctttataaattatatacagtgctatatatacagtataatatattatttttagttacaaaaaaaaagctctttcttgatgttgatgttgaattattattttttttttattattattagtttatgttctctacgGTTGCTGAGTTGTATTGTCATTGGCTGTCTGTTTCTTCCTTGcttgttagcttttttttttttttttttttttttttttttttttctcattgcgTCTGTTTGTCCGTCTGCCTGTCAGGCATTAAAAGCATCAGTCTACTGTCTTGAAGAAAGATGATCTACTGtaagaatgtttgtttttttttgttgtttttttccctctaACTTTCCTACCTCTGACACCTTGAGCCTTTTACAGTCATATTTATGCATGTTTTAgtgccttctctttttcagtttgTTCTcgtctcctctttttctctctctttttgtaactctttctttctctctctctctctcttttgctctctttctctctagcctTTGCTATTTTGTGTGACCACTTTATAtgctttttgtcattttagcTGTAAACACGATATTTAAAGGAAGAGACTCTAAAGTTTCTAGTATAAATCTCTCAATAATTATGGAATTGTAGCACTAAAATACCTGGGTACTTTGTCTTATCTACTCAGTAGATGTGGATCGGAGTGcttattttaagtggtctgtagTGCTGGTATCTGTTCGTTCCTTCTTTCAAgtggcatttgttttttttgttatttccccTGTGATATGCAGAATTTTGCATATTGTATTTGTTGGCGGGCCAGTGCGGTTTTTATTCTCGCTCTaataagagaaggaaaaaaaaaacaccctagtGAAGAGATATATCGTAGAATAACGAGAATAAAGGTTCTGCTCTTCAGATGTAGCAAATTAGATATTttgagagtttaaaaaaaaaggaaaaaaatatatattcaaaataatcactttattaaaagattaaaacacacaaCCAGTTTgcgtttggaaaaaaaaataaaaaaagatttttttaacagtgtttccATCACACAGGCTGAGATTCTCTGTAAAGTTGAAGTTGAATGTGTTGACTGAATGAGGTATGCCCTTCATTTTCAcagctttcttttatttgtttgataGTTTTAACAGATTATATAGATTAGTTATTGACTGTCTAGTCCGCTGTTTgtacacaaacacgcacacgcacCCAGTCACATACTAATATGCatacagtcatatatatatatatgtatacatacacagtCACATGCCTACACCTCAAATGATGTGTCCTCGTTATTAGCGTTTAGTTCTGTGTTCTGCTAACCCCCCGGTGCGGAAACGGCTGAAAAACACCAGTCATGCTTTGAAATAATGTAAAATGGTTAAAGGAGGCTTTTTTTTCCTGCACAATCCAGTTCCAGCTTGAtattaaactggagaaactggtgCTGCTTTGTGATGGTTTAAGTGTGCAAATGGGTTTGGGTCAGACAGTGTGGGCAAatgagagtaaataaaaaaaaaaaaaaacgtaattttttAAGTAGCTCTGCCATTATTTGCCATTATTTACTGATTTAGTttcagtttgtaaaaaaaaaaacattattcataGGAACATACCAATACCATAGACCAATACAAATtgtttaaaatgacttaaaatctcTGCAAATAGGAATAGATTTGAATTACGTATACTGTACACACAAGATTATATTTTCACCCTCAAAACAGTTACACATTTGTCTCCAGACAAGCTAAGATGCCGCATTTCGAGGCTGTAGTTTTGCAGGGATGCAGAAAACCACAGCTGATTACCAGTGACAGACTGATCCTGGCTCAGCGCCAGCAGTAGAAAACCTTGTACCTTATAGGGTAACAAATCCTCTTTAACATCCCCCAAAACACATGAACTTTCCCTGCTAAAGCACTGCTCTCATACCCCCTCATACACTGTAATCTGTATCAGCCACATGTTtagcattttaatttaattaaataatttaaaatcaacttcaaaataaaagcacagaaaatCTGCTTACTCAAGCACACTTATCATTTAAAAG encodes the following:
- the epas1b gene encoding endothelial PAS domain-containing protein 1b isoform X1; protein product: MTAEKDKRRSTSERRKEKSRDAARCRRSKETEVFYELAHQLPLPHSVTSHLDKASIMRLAISFLRTRKLLTSGCRPSETEMDRQMDSLYVKSLEGFVSVVTSDGDIIFLSENINKFMGLTQVELTGHSIFDFTHPCDHDEIRENLSLKTGAGKKGKELSTERDFFMRMKCTVTNRGRTVNLKSASWKVLHCTGHLKVYNSCPPRVLCGFKEPPLTCVVMMCEPIPHPSNIDTPLDSKTFLSRHSMDMKFTYCDDRVTELMGYSPEDLLGRSVYEFYHALDSESCTKSHQNLCTKGQAVSGQYRMLAKHGGYVWVETQGTVIYNSRNSQPQCIVCVNYVLSDIEEKNKILSINQTESSFKTHHMSSFFSQAGAAVAKDTGGALFTKLKEEPEDLTHLAPTPGDAIIALDFAPYKDYPNCSKISATHSTDEGQKPSFTRDRPNMAATFSVPQAPPPSSATPSLSSCSTPSSPGDYYSSVDNDLKVELTEKLFALDTQETKNSCSQETDLSDLDLETLAPYIPMDGEDFQLNPICPEDTPCEAAGLGIVQQSFCNIANLFQPLKPPTPGSFQPSLCSAGEKQRPNGGSVDPWPAMVYGSPVQLPPYHDPACTPLSSMGGRQNLQWPPDPPINYPKAGMMDTSAANRSCQAMPVNRMPLHKHRSMEKFGPGEAYRDMSPARLAIANSMKRSFSQMTMGEASATKPPEMIWKRMRNESCAVLDRKSHSTSALSDKGMVLPGVMDRQHRKTQYPGNQTGLAEKLYPEQYCNYREYSMLRSTKTEGVASRLLGPSFETYCLPELTRYDCEVNVPLQGNLHLLQGSDLLWALDQAT
- the epas1b gene encoding endothelial PAS domain-containing protein 1b isoform X2; protein product: MTAEKDKRRSTSERRKEKSRDAARCRRSKETEVFYELAHQLPLPHSVTSHLDKASIMRLAISFLRTRKLLTSGCRPSETEMDRQMDSLYVKSLEGFVSVVTSDGDIIFLSENINKFMGLTQVELTGHSIFDFTHPCDHDEIRENLSLKTGAGKKGKELSTERDFFMRMKCTVTNRGRTVNLKSASWKVLHCTGHLKVYNSCPPRVLCGFKEPPLTCVVMMCEPIPHPSNIDTPLDSKTFLSRHSMDMKFTYCDDRVTELMGYSPEDLLGRSVYEFYHALDSESCTKSHQNLCTKGQAVSGQYRMLAKHGGYVWVETQGTVIYNSRNSQPQCIVCVNYVLSDIEEKNKILSINQTESSFKTHHMSSFFSQAGAAVAKDTGGALFTKLKEEPEDLTHLAPTPGDAIIALDFAPYKDYPNCSKISATHSTDEGQKPSFTRDRPNMAATFSVPQAPPPSSATPSLSSCSTPSSPGDYYSSVDNDLKVELTEKLFALDTQETKNSCSQETDLSDLDLETLAPYIPMDGEDFQLNPICPEDTPCEAAGLGIVQQSFCNIANLFQPLKPPTPGSFQPSLCSAGEKQRPNGGSVDPWPAMVYGSPVQLPPYHDPACTPLSSMGGRQNLQWPPDPPINYPKAGMMDTSAANRSCQAMPVNRMPLHKHRSMEKFGPGEAYRDMSPARLAIANSMKRSFSQMTMGEASATKPPEMIWKRMRNESCAVLDRKSHSTSALSDKGMVLPGVMDRQHRKTQYPGVASRLLGPSFETYCLPELTRYDCEVNVPLQGNLHLLQGSDLLWALDQAT